The window GATTGCTTGTGGAATCAAGGTTTCCATATAAGGATAAATACCTAACCACGAAATTTCAGGCACACCGCTAATCAGCGTTGGCTCGAAAAGTTTGCCTTCAATGAGTTCTAAAACAGATTTTCCGGCGAATACAAAGGCCATTAAGTACATAAATGAGCCCGTAAACATAAAGAATGGTTTAAGCGGTAATTTCACCACGGTATAGCGCATCACGAAGTAGCAAATGGTGAGAATAATTGCGCCGACAATGATACCTGCGAAAAGGTAGATAAAACTGACCGCACTTTTCGCATCACCCACAAGGGCATAGTAGAATAATACGGTTTCCGCCCCTTCGCGATATACGGCTAAGAAGCTGGTAAGCCATAAGCCAATGAGTGAGCCTGTGGTGAGGGCAGTAGAGAGTTTGCCTTCTAAATAACGTTTCCAGTTTTGTGCTTCAACTTTAGATAACAACCAGTAACTCATCATAAAGAGCATGACGACGGCAAAAATCATCGTAAAGCCTTCGAGCAATTCGCGGTTTTGACCGGAGTTTTCAAAGATAAGCTGGAAGATAAATGCGGTAATCACACTGGCAATTAACGCCACATAAACAGACTGACGAATAACTGGCAATTTATCTTGGTAGTTATTTTTAATTAAGTAAGTCACGATAGCGGCAACAATCAATAAGGCTTCCAAACCTTCACGAAGGATGATTAAAAGGCTATATAAGAACATAGACCAATCGCTTTGTTCTTCGCCCTGTAACATTTCAACCGCTTTAGTTAGATTCTGGTTTAGACCATCAGCTTGAGCTTGTAACTTATCACCTTGTTCAGCTTTCATTAAACTCACGAGACGAGTAAAGTAGCCTTCAAGTTCAGCTTTAAAGTTACTGTCACGAGAACCCACTTTGTTTTCCATTCCAGTGCTTTCAAACACGTCGAAATAGGTGTCTTGTACGGAAAGAATCGCTTTTTTGCTTTCACCTTGTTGATAGAGGGCAATAGCTTGTTGAATACGTTGGTTGATCTCTTGTTTAATCTTATTCCAATCTTGCTCTTGTTGGTTATCAGTTGCTTGCTGTGCCGTATTGGATTGAACGTTTTGTTCTTCTCGTGTGGTTGGTAAGTTAGGCAAGTTTTCTTCAATATCTTGTAATAATTGCGTGCTTTGATAACCAAGTTCTGTAATTTGATCCGCTTGTTCACTTAAACGAATGATGTTGTAAAACTGTTGGTTAATCGCGGCTGAGATTTCTGCAGAGCGATTTTGGCGAATGGACATTTCCATTTCTGAGTTTTTATAGCCATCATATTGTGCTTGTTGGAACAATTTTTTGGCATTGGCAAGATTACCATTTTGATAAGCATCGATCCCTTGAGCGATCAAGTCATCAATGGTTTTAAAACTTTGTTGCCAATAAGGGGCAATCGCTTGATTATCATAAACGCCATGTTGTCCATCGGCATTGAGTTGATGGCCTTCAACTAATGATGGCAACACTTCTTTTAATTCTTTTTTGAGCTGATCAATTTTAGTCTGAATATCTTTTTGTGAGCTGCCCTCACCGATCATTTTACGGATTTCGCCAAAAGTCGCTTCCATTTGGTAGCTTTTTTGTGCTGAGAAATTGATACGAATTGGGCCTTCTAGATTTTCAAAGACTTCAAAATAAGCCATTTGCACTTCAGTACGGGCGTCATCTGTATTGCCTTGTTGGATAAGTTGAGACGTTTTATCTAAGCGAGCCGTAATATCATCAACCCATTGTTGATAGTTATCTTGTGCAAAGAGTGAAGAAGAAAAGGCGAGTGAAAAAATTAAAAAGAAAAATCGAATAGAACGGAATAGCATCGTCTATTTACCTCATTACCTCAAATGAAATTAATTCCTATTTATAATTATCCTTTGATATTAGTGAAATGACAATAAATAATTCTAATTTTTGTGATGGAGATCAAAAAATTCACACGAGATTGGAAATCTAGAGACGGTTCTTTTATGCGAAAAAGAATAAAGCGCCCTTGCTAGCGCTTTATGGAGATATAAAAGTGCGGTCAGAAATAAGCCTATTTATTGAGCCGGCGTAGCTTCTTCAACAGGCGCTTTATTATCTAACACATCCCATACACTTTCTTGTTTTGGTGATTCAGGTTGTTCAGGTTGTGGCGATTGCGTAGTTTGCGTCGCGGTAGCAGTCGCAGTACTCGTTGTTTGTGCTGAAGCACAGAAATTTTGATCTTTATTTGCCCAAACAGGGATTGTTCGGCTACTACCACAACTCCAACTACCGTAAGCATTGATGCCAACCCATTTAATTGTAGAAGGTTGACCAAGTTTCAGTTTTTCAATGACCACACGGTTTAAGTAATCTTTATAGATTTGTAATGCACCTGAGGCACCTGTTAATTTGGTTTCACCGTTATCATCACGACCTAACCAAATGGTGCTAACATTTTTACCATCAATACCCACAAACCACGTATCACGGGCATCGTTGGTCGTACCTGTTTTACCCGCAAGATGAAGATCCGCATAATCATTTTGTAAACTACGCGCAGTACCACGTTCTACGGTTTGTTGCATCGCATATAAGGTTTGATAAGCCGCTTCTCTTGGCACCACTTGATCCGGCACTGTATTGTGTTCGTAAATAATATTTCCTTGACGATCGGCAATGCTTTGAATGGTACTTAACTCAATTTTGCCACCTTGATTTGCAATGGTTTGATAGAGTTTGGTTACATCATAAGGTGAAATACTGTAAGAACCGAGCAAGGTTGCAGGCACTTTGGGAATGGCTACATTATCCCAACCCATGGCTTTTTGCGTATCAATCACTTTGCTCAAGCCGACTTTCATCCCAATATTTACCGTTGGAATATTCAGCGAGCGAGCAAGGGCGTCCATTAGCATCACCGAACCACTATATTTGCGATCGTAGTTACGAGGTTGCCAAGGTTGGCTACCTTTAACATAAATCGTGATTGGTTGGTTTTGAATTGGTGTATTTAAACGGAATTGTTCCGGATTCATCAGTGCGGTCAAATAAATGGATGGTTTTACTAAAGAACCAATTTGACGTTTTGACATTAACGCACGGTTAAAGCCCGCATATTCTGTTTGTAATCCACCGACAACAGCGCGTACTTCACCCAGGTGATAATCCGCGATAATCATTGCACCTTCTAAATGTGGATTTTTAGTTTGTAGTTGTAACTGATTAACCGTATTCACTACGGCATTTTCAGCTTGTGCCTGTTGTTTTAAATCCATGGTGGAGAAAATTCTCGCACCAAGTAGTGCAGAGGTTTTGTTTTCCCCTAATTGACGGCGAAGATCCGCTTGTAATGTTTGGATGAAAGCAGGGTATTTACGTGAAATTTGACCTTTAGCTTGCACGCCTAATGGACGTTTACTCAACATCTCATAAAGCTCATCCCCAATCATTTGGTGATCAAGCATCAGTTTCAATACTACATTTCGGCGATCGAGGGCATATTGTGGATTTCGCCATGGATTATAAAGGGATGGTCCTTTCACCATGCCAACTAAAAGGGCAATTTGGTCTAGGCTAATTTCACGGATAGAACGACCAAAATAAAATTGGCTCGCCAGTGCAAAACCGTGAATTTGAATATCACCATTTTGACCAAGGTAAATCTCGTTCAGATAGGTTTCTAAGATACGGTTTTTATCATATCGCCAATCTAACACCAATGACATTAAAGCTTCATTGGCTTTACGTGTCAGAGAACGTTCGCTGGATAAAAATAGGTTTTTAACTAATTGCTGTGTGAGCGTACTGCCGCCTTGAACCGTTTGACCGGCTTTAATATTGGCAATCATTGCCCGCACAATCCCCACTGGATTAATCCCGTTATGCTCATAAAAACGGCGATCCTCTGTGAGTAATAAGGCATCGATGAGTAAACGAGGGTATTGCTGTAACGGAATGGCTAAACGATCTTCATTATCTGATTCCAACATTGCAATTAATTTAGGCGCAAGACGGAATTCATCAACCGCTTTTACGTTGACTAAGTCTTCAATACGAGAAAGTTTGTTATCCGTAAAACGTAAACGTAATACACGCTGTGGTTCAGGTTTGTCAGGATAAGGGAATGCGCGACGAAGTAATACGATGGTATCCTCTTCGAGTTTAAAATCACCCGGTGCTGCAATCATTGTGGTTTGACGGTATTCGTTATCGAGTAAGATTTGAATGACCTCGTCAAAAGAAAGGTTATCAGATAGTTTTACGCTTTCTAAGCGACTATACACTTCAGCCGGTAAACGCCAAATCTGGCCATCCATTTTTGAGCGAATTTGCCAGTCTAAATAGCCACCATAAAATACGGCAAGCGTCCCTAAAGTAAAGGCTGCTTTAGCTAAAAAGATTTTACAAGAACGGCGCTTATCTGGTGCTTGCGTTTCTTGTTGCTCTGGTGAGGTTTTTTCCGTTTCCGACATAATATTAGCTTCAGAGAATGAGGTTAAGCAATAAATTCAAAATAGGCATTAAGAAAGTGGATGAAGTCTGTTGTACCGCAGAAGGCGATGCTTTCTTCATCATAATAATGGAAGTCGTCTTCTAAAATTTCATCTGTTTCAATCGCAAGGTTATTGGCACGAATTATCACTTCATCGGTATTGATAAAAAGCGTGTATTCGGCACCAATCAGCGTGACTTCATCATTATTTTTAATCTGCTCACAGGCAGAAAGTGCGGTCAAAAACGCTTGAGGATTTGACCGCACTTCTGAATTAAACCAATTAGCTAGTGCAATGTGTTCCATTGAACATTTGGCGTGCACATTGCCTAGATAATGGGTAAATTGAAAATCCATATTAGATGCTGAATGAAGAACCACAGCCACAGGTGCTGGTTGCATTCGGATTGTTCACCACAAAACGAGAACCTTCCAATCCCTCAGTGTAATCAACGGTGCCGCCAATTAAGTATTGTAAACTCATTGGGTCAATCACTAATTGCACACCGGCTTTTTCAATGGTTAAGTCACCTTCATTGACTTTATCATCAAAGGTAAAACCATATTGGAAACCGCTGCAGCCACCACCGGTGATGTACACGCGTAATTTTAATTCATTGTTTTCTTCTTCGCTAATTAAACTTTTTACTTTATTGGCTGCCGCATCAGTAAAAGTTAGCGGCACGGCCATATCTAAATCTGACATATCTCTATCCCCACTTTCCTAAAAATAATCCTTGTATTATCTAATAACCTGTTAATTCATTCAAGATTTTTCACGGAATTAGTGCTATTATATGCGAATAAATCAGAATTAAATAAGGAGAAATAATGGGCATTCCATTAAGAACTGAAGAAGAAATTATTAAGTTACGTGAAGCGTGTAAATTAGCGTCTGATGTCTTAGTCATGATCGAACCTTATGTCAAAGAAGGGGTGACGACGGGAGAATTGGATCGCATTTGTCATGATTACATGGTGAACGTACAAAACGTGATTCCTGCCTGTTTAAATTATCATGGCTTCCCGAAAGCAACCTGTATTTCTATAAATGAAGTGGTTTGCCATGGTATTCCAAGCGACGATAAAAAATTAAAACAGGGCGATATTGTCAATATTGATGTGACCGTGATTAAAGACGGTTATTTCGGCGATAACTCTAAGATGTATGTCGTGGGTGAAACTAATATTCGTAGCCAAAAATTAGTTGAAGCGGCACAAGAAGCGCTTTATGTGGGATTGCGTACGGTTAAGCCGGGCATTCGTTTAAATGAAATTGGTAAAGCAGTACAAAAATATACCGAAAGCCAAGGTTTTAGCGTGGTACGTGAGTATTGCGGCCACGGCGTGGGAACTGAATTCCACTGTGAACCACAAGTATTACACTATTATGCTGATGATGGCGGTGTGATTTTAAAACCGGGTATGGTATTCACCATTGAGCCAATGATTAATGCGGGTAAAAAAGAAGTGCGTATTATGGGCGATGGTTGGACAGTAAAAACCAAAGACCGTAGCCATTCAGCGCAATATGAGCATCAAATTGTGGTTACCGAAAACGGTTGTGAAGTGATGACAATCCGTGATGAAGAAATTGCGGAAGGTCGAATTCAACGTATGATGGTCAATATTTAAAGCATCAAAAGGAAATTTGATTTATGATGAGATTTAGAACTTTCCTTCTGATCAGTTTAGTTATCGTATTTTTTGCGTGCCTTCCCCTTATTATTTTTGAGGTGATAGGAGAAGGAGAGCCTGTAATAGCTTTAGCGTGGATTGGCTACTTCGTTACACTACCAATTGGTGCAGTTGTACTAGGTGTCTTTTGGATCTGTTCAGTGTTTCATTGGATATTTGACAAAGATTAATTCCCATCATGGTTATTGAAAGCTCATTTTTATGGGCTTTTTATTTAATTAAGAGAACACTATGCTTTTTCCTTATCATTTCGATTCTCCACTCACGCCAAGTGTGGTCAAAATTCAGCGTGAAAATTTGAAGGAATTGGAACGTCAGCATTTTTCTGATTATTCTGTTTTTGAGCTGATTGCTAACCGTACACAATTTTGTGATGATTTGTTAAAACAGCTTTGGCAGCAATTTGAATTAGATAAAGCTCATCTCACCTTAATTGCAGTAGGTGGGTACGGAAGACAAGAAATCTTTCCTTTATCTGACCTAGATGTTCTTATTCTTTCAAAAGAAGAAAGAGGCGTTGAAACGGAAGAAAAAATTGCTCAGTTTGTGCAGTTCTTGTGGGATTGTGGATTCGACGTAGGGCATAGTGTTCGTTCTTTGGAAGAATGTGAGAAGGAAGGTAAACAAGACATTACTATTGCCACCAATTTACTTGAGTCTCGTTATTTATCGGGAGATGTATCCCTTTTCAATGCTTTAGAGGAAATACTGAAAAGGCCAGATTTTTGGGCGGTAAAATCATTCTTTGATGCCAAAGTACAAGAACAAATTGAACGTTATCAGCGTTATCACAACACCAGTTACAATTTAGAACCCGATTTAAAATACAGCCCAGGTGGTTTGCGGGATCTTCACCTTTTATATTGGATCGCCTTACGCCACACAGGAGAAATGACCCTTAATGGCATTTTGGAAAGCGGTTTTATTTACCCATCAGAACACCAACAATTATTAGACAGCCAAGAATTTTTATTCAAAGTGCGGTTCGCTTTGCACTTGATTTTAAAACGTTATGACAACCGACTGCTGTTTGATCGTCAAATCAAAGTGAGCGAGATGCTTGGTTTTAAAGGCGAGGGAAACCGAGGTGTGGAAAAAATGATGAAACGTTTTTTCCAAGCTTTACGCTCTATTTCTCGCTTGACCGATATCCTAATTAAGCATTATAAAGCGCATTTTTTATCAACGGATGGCGAGGTTTCTATTCATCCTTTGGATGATAATTTTGAGTTAGTGAATCAAAGCTTGTGTTTACGTAAGGAAGATGTGTTTTTACGTTCACCGGATCGTATTTTGGATCTTTTTTTCTATCTTACGCAGCATGAACAAGCCGAAATTCATTCCTCAACATTACGCCAACTTCAGATTGCGTTGGAAAGTTTGACGCAGAAATTATGTGATATTCCTGAAGCAAGAGAAAAATTTATTCGGTTATTTAATCAACCGAAAGCGATTCAGCGCGCATTTCTTCCAATGCACCAATACGGTGTGTTAACGGCTTATTTACCACAATGGCAGGGAATTGAAGGCTTAATGCAATTTGATCTTTTCCACATTTACACCGTGGATGAGCATACCTTGCGAGTGATGTTGAAGTTGGAAAGTTTCTTAGCTGAAGACGAAGCAGAATCTCATCCCATTTGCCATCAAATATTTAGTCAAATTTCTGACCGCACTTTGCTTTATGTTGCCGCACTTTTCCATGATATCGCGAAAGGGCGAGGGGGTGATCATGCGGAGTTAGGGGCTGAAGACATCGCTGACTTTGCTCGTTTGCATGGTTTTGATCGTCGAGAAATCGAAACGATGGCTTGGCTAGTGAAAGAACATTTACTCATGTCAATCACTGCGCAGCGTCGAGATATTCATGATCCGGAAGTCGTGATGAACTTTGCAGAAAATGTGCAAAATCGAGTTCGTTTAGATTATCTCACTTGTCTGACCGTTGCGGATATTTGTGCGACAAATGGTACATTATGGAATAGCTGGAAGCGTTCTCTTTTTGCCTCTTTATACGATTATACGGCGCAACAATTCCGACAAGGGATGGATTTGTTATTAGATAATGAAGAAAAGATCCTTGAAAATCGTCAATTGGCGTTGGCAATTTTATCCGAAGAAAAACCAGAATTATCGGAAGAGAAAATTTCAGCGTTGTGGCAGCGTTGCCCATCTGATTATTTCTTACGAAATAGCCCGAAACAAATTGCGTGGCATACAGAGTTATTAGCTGAATTTGATGGTGAAGTACTCGTTAAAATCAGTAACCGTTTTTCTAGCGGTGGGACTGAAATTTTCGTTTATTGCCCCGATCAAGCTAATTTGTTTAATAAAGTGGTATCAACCATTGGCGCGAAAAAATTCAGTATTCATGATGCGCAAATTTTGACATCCGATGATGGCTACGTATTCGACAGCTTTATCATCACAGAATTAAATGGTGAATTGGTTCGTTCTGAACGTCGCCGAGAATTAGAGACGGTATTAACCTCTGTTTTATTAGGTGAAAAATTGCCATCCATGTCTTTTGCAAATAATCGACAGTTGCAACATTTTACCGTAAAAACAGATGTACGTTTTTTGAAAGAAACTAAAAAAGAGCATACCGAATTAGAAGTGGTGGCTTTAGATAAACCCGGTTTATTGGCTCAAATCAGTCAAATTTTTACCGAGTTAAAACTCAATCTCTGGAATGCAAAAATCACGACAGTGGGAGAAAAAGCTGAAGACTTTTTTATTCTAACAAACGAGAAAGGCACAGCATTAACCGAAGAGGAAAGGGGGGGGTTAGAAAACGTGCTCTATGAACGCTTATAATATGAAATAAAAAAGTGCGGTTAAATTTAACCGCACTTTTATATTTTAAGCCACTGCGGCAAATGCAATATCAGCGGCAGCAAGCGTTTTTTCAATGTCTTCATTTGTATGTGCTAAAGACATAAAGCCTGCTTCAAAAGCAGAAGGAGCAAGGTAAACACCTTGATCGAGCATTTTATGGAAGAACACTTTGAATTTTTCGGTATCACATTTCATGACTTCTGCATAAGAGGTAACTTGTTTTTGGTCAGTGAAGAAAATACCAAACATGCCGCCTACATGATTAATCACAAATGGTACATTGTGTTTTTGGGCTAATGCTTTTAAGCCATCACAAAGTTTTGTAGTTAATTCTGCAAGGTGTTGTTCATTACCTGCTTTTTTCAATTCAGTTAAACAGGCTAAACCTGCCGCCATTGCAATCGGGTTACCTGAAAGAGTACCTGCTTGATAAACAGGGCCGGTTGGTGCGAGGTGTTGCATAATCACTTTTTTACCGCCAACAGCACCCACTGGCATACCGCCACCAATGACTTTACCTAATGTGGTGAGATCAGGTGTTACACCATAGTAAGCTTGTGCACCAGCAAGTGAAACACGGAAACCTGTCATGACTTCATCAATAATGAAAAGTGCACCATATTGGTCACAGATTTCGCGAATGCCTTGTAAGAAACCTTCTTTTGGCGGAATACAGTTCATGTTGCCTGCGACAGGTTCAATAATCACACAAGCGATGTCGTTAGGAAATTCTTCAAATAATTTTTTAACAGAATCAAGATTGTTATATTCTGCAGTTAAAGTGTGTTTTGCAAAATCTTCAGGCACACCTGGCGAGCTTGGTTGACCAAGTGTTAACGCCCCCGATCCTGCTTTTACTAGAAGTGAATCAGAATGGCCGTGGTAACAACCTTCAAATTTTAAGATTTTGCTTCTATTGGTATAACCACGCGCGAGACGAATGGCTGTCATGGTCGCTTCAGTACCCGAACTCACCATACGAACCATTTCAATTGATGGCACTATTTCACAGACTAATTCCGCTAAATCAATTTCAGAGGGGGTTGGTGCACCAAAACTTAAACCATTTTCTGCCGCTTTTAATACAGCATCTAAAATAGTAGGGTGGTTGTGACCTAAAATCATTGGCCCCCACGAACCCACGTAATCGATATATTGTTTGCCTTCAGTATCGTAAATATAAGCGCCTTTGGCTTTTTGAATAAATACAGGTGTACCACCTACGCCTTTAAAGGCACGAACGGGGGAGTTTACACCACCAGGAATAACTTCTTGTGCACGAGAGAAAAGTGCGGTTGATTTTGTCATAATTTTAATCCTTATATTAATAGTAAGCATATTGTACTAAAAAACTGAATTTGAGAAAAATCTTTGTGTGCTGATTTTTCTTTATGTTATCCTTTGCAAAAAAATTTTTAGGATAAAAACTATGCTAAGTCTTCTCGTCACTTTTTTAGGGGCATTGTTAACCTTAATTGTCATGCGACCAATTGCTAATAAAATTGGTTTGGTTGATAAACCGAATTATCGTAAACGTCACCAAGGTGCGATTCCGCTCATTGGCGGTGTTTCTCTTTTTATGGGAAACCTTTGCTATTATTTAATGGAGTGGGATCAACTTCGTTTACCTTATCTTTATATATTCAGTATTTTTGTTCTACTGGCAATTGGTATATTAGATGACCGCTTCGATATTAGCCCCTTCTTGCGTGCAGGAATTCAAGCAGTGCTTGCGATTTTAATGATCGACTTGGGTAATGTTTATTTAGATCATTTAGGCCAGATTCTCGGACCATTCCAATTAACACTTGGTTCTATTGGATTGATTATTACCGTATTTGCGACAATTGCGATTATTAATGCCTTTAATATGATTGATGGTATCGATGGATTATTGGGTGGATTATCAATTGTTTCCTTTGCTGCCATTGGTATTTTAATGTTCCGTGATGGACAGATGGATATGGCATATTGGAGTTTTGCCTTAATTGTAGCGATTTTACCTTATCTATTATTAAACTTAGGGATTCCATTCGGACCAAAATATAAAGTGTTCATGGGCGATGCAGGAAGTACTTTAATCGGCTTTACTATTATTTGGATTCTACTTTTAAGTACACAAGGAAAAGGACATCCGATGAATCCAGTGACCGCACTTTGGATTATTGCAGTGCCTTTAATTGATATGGTGGCCATTATTTATCGCCGTTTACGCAAAGGAAAAAGTCCATTCCGTCCGGATCGCTTACACGTACACCACTTAATGGTTCGTGCTGGATTAACCTCTCGCCAAGCCTTTTTATTAATTACTTTCTTTGCGGCCATTTGTGCCACAATCGGGATCTTAGGCGAAGTCTTCTATATTAATGAATGGGCAATGTTTATTGCGTTTATTGTATTATTCTTCCTTTATGCTTATTCAATAACAAAAGCATGGAAAATCACCCGTTGGGTACGAAGAATGAAACGTCGTGCACGTCGTAACAAGCAATAAATTAAATACAAGAGGGTAGCAATTTGCTATCCTTTTTTATGTTTTAGCACTAAAAATAAACGAATACATAATAAATTCTATACAAATTGAACAAAAATTTATCTTTTGATATTTTTTTTCAAAAAAGTGCTAGACAAGGTATTTGGAAATCATTAATATACGCCCCTGCAACGACGCAGTAACGCGTTCGTAGCTCAGTTGGATAGAGCGTTGGCCTCCGGAGCCAAAGGTCGCAAGTTCGAATCTTGTCGAGCGCGCCAGAAGTCAATGCGATGAACAACTAATCAATGGTGGCTATAGCTCAGTTGGTAGAGCCCTGGATTGTGATTCCAGTTGTCGTGGGTTCGAATCCCATTAGCCACCCCATCTTCTCTTAATTGAGAAATCTGACGGCGAGTAGCGCAGCTTGGTAGCGCAACTGGTTTGGGACCAGTGGGTCGTAGGTTCAAATCCTATCTCGCCGACCAATTTATTTTTTGCTCTTTAACAATATATCAGACAATCTGTGTGGGCACTTGTTGATTGACTTGTTTTAAAAATATTTTTAATTTTGAAGTCTTAATAGGTGCTAACTAGAAATTCATAATACTTTTTTAAGTGGTGACATTTTATGTCAGCAGTATTGAGCGATTAAACTTGAATTGAAGAGTTTGATCATGGCTCAGATTGAACGCTGGCGGCAGGCTTAACACATGCAAGTCGAACGGTAACATAAAGAAGCTTGCTTCTTTGATGACGAGTGGCGGACGGGTGAGTAATGCTTGGGAATCTAGCTTATGGAGGGGGATAACTACGGGAAACTGTAGCTAATACCGCGTAGAATCGAGAGATGAAAGTGTGGGACCTTCGGGCCACATGCCATAGGATGAGCCCAAGTGGGATTAGGTAGTTGGTGAGGTAAAGGCTCACCAAGCCGACGATCTCTAGCTGGTCTGAGAGGATGACCAGCCACACTGGGACTGAGACACGGCCCAGACTCCTACGGGAGGCAGCAGTGGGGAATATTGCGCAATGGGGGCAACCCTGACGCAGCCATGCCGCGTGAATGAAGAAGGCCTTCGGGTTGTAAAGTTCTTTCGGTAGCGAGGAAGGCATTTAGTTTAATAGACTAGGTGATTGACGTTAACTACAGAAGAAGCACCGGCTAACTCCGTGCCAGCAGCCGCGGTAATACGGAGGGTGCGAGCGTTAATCGGAATAACTGGGCGTAAAGGGCACGCAGGCGGTGACTTAAGTG is drawn from Haemophilus parainfluenzae and contains these coding sequences:
- the map gene encoding type I methionyl aminopeptidase — translated: MGIPLRTEEEIIKLREACKLASDVLVMIEPYVKEGVTTGELDRICHDYMVNVQNVIPACLNYHGFPKATCISINEVVCHGIPSDDKKLKQGDIVNIDVTVIKDGYFGDNSKMYVVGETNIRSQKLVEAAQEALYVGLRTVKPGIRLNEIGKAVQKYTESQGFSVVREYCGHGVGTEFHCEPQVLHYYADDGGVILKPGMVFTIEPMINAGKKEVRIMGDGWTVKTKDRSHSAQYEHQIVVTENGCEVMTIRDEEIAEGRIQRMMVNI
- a CDS encoding FTR1 family iron permease — its product is MLFRSIRFFFLIFSLAFSSSLFAQDNYQQWVDDITARLDKTSQLIQQGNTDDARTEVQMAYFEVFENLEGPIRINFSAQKSYQMEATFGEIRKMIGEGSSQKDIQTKIDQLKKELKEVLPSLVEGHQLNADGQHGVYDNQAIAPYWQQSFKTIDDLIAQGIDAYQNGNLANAKKLFQQAQYDGYKNSEMEMSIRQNRSAEISAAINQQFYNIIRLSEQADQITELGYQSTQLLQDIEENLPNLPTTREEQNVQSNTAQQATDNQQEQDWNKIKQEINQRIQQAIALYQQGESKKAILSVQDTYFDVFESTGMENKVGSRDSNFKAELEGYFTRLVSLMKAEQGDKLQAQADGLNQNLTKAVEMLQGEEQSDWSMFLYSLLIILREGLEALLIVAAIVTYLIKNNYQDKLPVIRQSVYVALIASVITAFIFQLIFENSGQNRELLEGFTMIFAVVMLFMMSYWLLSKVEAQNWKRYLEGKLSTALTTGSLIGLWLTSFLAVYREGAETVLFYYALVGDAKSAVSFIYLFAGIIVGAIILTICYFVMRYTVVKLPLKPFFMFTGSFMYLMAFVFAGKSVLELIEGKLFEPTLISGVPEISWLGIYPYMETLIPQAILLVAAVFALFIMKYQSKKAA
- a CDS encoding YacL family protein, translated to MDFQFTHYLGNVHAKCSMEHIALANWFNSEVRSNPQAFLTALSACEQIKNNDEVTLIGAEYTLFINTDEVIIRANNLAIETDEILEDDFHYYDEESIAFCGTTDFIHFLNAYFEFIA
- the mrcB gene encoding penicillin-binding protein 1B, which codes for MSETEKTSPEQQETQAPDKRRSCKIFLAKAAFTLGTLAVFYGGYLDWQIRSKMDGQIWRLPAEVYSRLESVKLSDNLSFDEVIQILLDNEYRQTTMIAAPGDFKLEEDTIVLLRRAFPYPDKPEPQRVLRLRFTDNKLSRIEDLVNVKAVDEFRLAPKLIAMLESDNEDRLAIPLQQYPRLLIDALLLTEDRRFYEHNGINPVGIVRAMIANIKAGQTVQGGSTLTQQLVKNLFLSSERSLTRKANEALMSLVLDWRYDKNRILETYLNEIYLGQNGDIQIHGFALASQFYFGRSIREISLDQIALLVGMVKGPSLYNPWRNPQYALDRRNVVLKLMLDHQMIGDELYEMLSKRPLGVQAKGQISRKYPAFIQTLQADLRRQLGENKTSALLGARIFSTMDLKQQAQAENAVVNTVNQLQLQTKNPHLEGAMIIADYHLGEVRAVVGGLQTEYAGFNRALMSKRQIGSLVKPSIYLTALMNPEQFRLNTPIQNQPITIYVKGSQPWQPRNYDRKYSGSVMLMDALARSLNIPTVNIGMKVGLSKVIDTQKAMGWDNVAIPKVPATLLGSYSISPYDVTKLYQTIANQGGKIELSTIQSIADRQGNIIYEHNTVPDQVVPREAAYQTLYAMQQTVERGTARSLQNDYADLHLAGKTGTTNDARDTWFVGIDGKNVSTIWLGRDDNGETKLTGASGALQIYKDYLNRVVIEKLKLGQPSTIKWVGINAYGSWSCGSSRTIPVWANKDQNFCASAQTTSTATATATQTTQSPQPEQPESPKQESVWDVLDNKAPVEEATPAQ
- the glnD gene encoding bifunctional uridylyltransferase/uridylyl-removing protein GlnD, producing the protein MLFPYHFDSPLTPSVVKIQRENLKELERQHFSDYSVFELIANRTQFCDDLLKQLWQQFELDKAHLTLIAVGGYGRQEIFPLSDLDVLILSKEERGVETEEKIAQFVQFLWDCGFDVGHSVRSLEECEKEGKQDITIATNLLESRYLSGDVSLFNALEEILKRPDFWAVKSFFDAKVQEQIERYQRYHNTSYNLEPDLKYSPGGLRDLHLLYWIALRHTGEMTLNGILESGFIYPSEHQQLLDSQEFLFKVRFALHLILKRYDNRLLFDRQIKVSEMLGFKGEGNRGVEKMMKRFFQALRSISRLTDILIKHYKAHFLSTDGEVSIHPLDDNFELVNQSLCLRKEDVFLRSPDRILDLFFYLTQHEQAEIHSSTLRQLQIALESLTQKLCDIPEAREKFIRLFNQPKAIQRAFLPMHQYGVLTAYLPQWQGIEGLMQFDLFHIYTVDEHTLRVMLKLESFLAEDEAESHPICHQIFSQISDRTLLYVAALFHDIAKGRGGDHAELGAEDIADFARLHGFDRREIETMAWLVKEHLLMSITAQRRDIHDPEVVMNFAENVQNRVRLDYLTCLTVADICATNGTLWNSWKRSLFASLYDYTAQQFRQGMDLLLDNEEKILENRQLALAILSEEKPELSEEKISALWQRCPSDYFLRNSPKQIAWHTELLAEFDGEVLVKISNRFSSGGTEIFVYCPDQANLFNKVVSTIGAKKFSIHDAQILTSDDGYVFDSFIITELNGELVRSERRRELETVLTSVLLGEKLPSMSFANNRQLQHFTVKTDVRFLKETKKEHTELEVVALDKPGLLAQISQIFTELKLNLWNAKITTVGEKAEDFFILTNEKGTALTEEERGGLENVLYERL
- the erpA gene encoding iron-sulfur cluster insertion protein ErpA, with the translated sequence MSDLDMAVPLTFTDAAANKVKSLISEEENNELKLRVYITGGGCSGFQYGFTFDDKVNEGDLTIEKAGVQLVIDPMSLQYLIGGTVDYTEGLEGSRFVVNNPNATSTCGCGSSFSI